The Fusobacterium sp. SYSU M8D902 genome segment AAAATTTTAGAAAAAAGGCCAACAATTACCTTGAACTAGAAAATATATATAGTGGAGAGGGAGAAGTTATTCACTATTTAGAGATGTTAAAAAATGAGTTTGGATTTGATAAACTTAAAGAAAAAGTTGTTAATCCATTAAATCGTAAAATCGGAGCATACTATGGTTGTATGTTATTAAAACCTCATAAACAGATGCAGGTAGATGACCCTGAAAATCCAACTATTATTGAAGAATTCATAGAAGCTCTTGGTGGAATACCAGTAGTTTATCCATATAGAAATGAGTGTTGTGGTGCTTATCTTGCTGTCAACAATAAAGAGCTTACTGAAAAGATGAGCAATAATATCATAGCATCAGCTGTTGAAAATAATGCTATGGAACTTGTCACAGCTTGTCCATTATGCAAATATAATCTTGAACTTAAAAATGAGTTACCAATAAAATATTTTACTGAGATCTTAGCAGAAGCTCTTGGAATAGAAGAGATTATTGGTTAATTTAGGGAGGAAGAGTGGAAAGAGAGAAAAAGGTTTTCAATAAAAATAAAAAAGAGATCCTTTTAATTGAGGAGATCAGCAAGGAAAAAATAGCTAATTGTATGCAGTGTGGAAAATGTAGTGCTGGCTGTCCAGCTACTGATGGAATGGATATTCTTCCACACCAAATCATTAGATATCTTCAAATGGGAGATTTAGAGTCAGTAAAGGAG includes the following:
- a CDS encoding CoB--CoM heterodisulfide reductase iron-sulfur subunit B family protein, whose amino-acid sequence is MKFSYYPGCTLKTKAQKLEKYGLDSAKVLGIDLIEQKEWQCCGAVYPLASNEIATRLSAVRSLVDAHTEKRKLVTICTACHHVLKRTNEDLKIDENFRKKANNYLELENIYSGEGEVIHYLEMLKNEFGFDKLKEKVVNPLNRKIGAYYGCMLLKPHKQMQVDDPENPTIIEEFIEALGGIPVVYPYRNECCGAYLAVNNKELTEKMSNNIIASAVENNAMELVTACPLCKYNLELKNELPIKYFTEILAEALGIEEIIG